One Engraulis encrasicolus isolate BLACKSEA-1 chromosome 5, IST_EnEncr_1.0, whole genome shotgun sequence DNA segment encodes these proteins:
- the fkbp14 gene encoding peptidyl-prolyl cis-trans isomerase FKBP14 — protein MLLPVVFSVALVLALSGGGESAKLPEPEVKIQVLSKPFLCHRKSKYGDILLVHYEGYLESNGTMFHSSRQHGDQNPVWFTLGIKEVIVGWDRGLKDMCAGEKRKLAIPHQLAYGKEGKGKIPPESNLLFDIEVLEIRNGPRSHESFQEMDLNDDWRLSKQEVKEYLRKEFERHGYAANDTHHEVMVEDIFTKEDEDQDGYISAREFTYVHDEL, from the exons ATGCTGTTGCCAGTCGTGTTCAGTGTGGCGCTGGTGTTGGCCCTGTCGGGTGGGGGAGAGAGTGCCAAACTCCCCGAACCAGAGGTGAAGATACAG GTGCTGTCCAAGCCGTTCCTGTGCCACCGCAAGAGTAAGTACGGAGACATCCTGCTGGTGCACTACGAAGGCTATCTGGAGAGCAACGGGACCATGTTCCACTCCAG tcgtcaGCATGGGGACCAGAATCCTGTGTGGTTTACGTTGGGCATTAAGGAGGTGATCGTGGGCTGGGACCGCGGCCTCAAGGACATGTGCGCCGGGGAGAAGAGGAAGCTCGCCATACCACACCAGCTGGCTTACGGCAAGGAGGggaaag gtaagaTCCCTCCTGAGTCCAACCTGCTGTTCGATATCGAGGTGCTTGAGATTCGTAACGGGCCGCGATCACACGAGAGCTTTCAGGAGATGGACCTGAACGATGACTGGAGACTCTCCAaacaagag gtaaaGGAGTATCTTCGTAAGGAGTTTGAGCGTCACGGCTACGCGGCTAACGACACGCACCATGAGGTGATGGTGGAGGACATCTTTACCAAAGAGGACGAGGACCAGGACGGATACATATCAGCACGGGAGTTCACATACGTACACGAcgaactataa